A stretch of Gemmatimonas aurantiaca T-27 DNA encodes these proteins:
- a CDS encoding response regulator transcription factor, which yields MSIRRGLSMELMEALVVDDDPAVVAWIARLLREDGWHVHVAASVREALLMIHRTPIQVAIVDFELPDGLGTEAVQSLRKTVPDAAILMLSGYSDDDAVVNGLMAGADDFMHKPVSASVLRARIAAVLRRHTMPDRLTVGDLRLDRQSRKLAGTNGEVQLTAKEFQLLATLMGRPGEVVARATLLADVWGYDFDPGTSVLDVALSRIRQKVSSVSAQSTIVSVRNVGVQITSH from the coding sequence ATGTCCATTCGCCGAGGCCTGTCGATGGAGCTAATGGAGGCGCTGGTGGTTGACGACGATCCCGCAGTGGTCGCGTGGATCGCGCGATTGCTCCGGGAAGACGGCTGGCATGTGCACGTGGCAGCATCCGTGCGCGAAGCACTGCTGATGATCCATCGCACGCCGATCCAGGTGGCCATCGTCGATTTTGAGTTGCCGGATGGATTGGGCACCGAGGCGGTACAGTCATTGCGGAAGACCGTACCCGACGCCGCCATTCTCATGCTCTCCGGCTACAGCGACGACGATGCGGTCGTGAATGGGCTGATGGCAGGTGCGGACGACTTCATGCACAAACCCGTGTCCGCATCCGTGCTGCGCGCCCGGATCGCGGCCGTGTTGCGACGTCATACCATGCCGGATCGGCTGACGGTTGGTGACCTGCGGCTCGACCGACAGTCCCGCAAACTGGCTGGCACCAACGGCGAAGTGCAGTTGACAGCGAAGGAGTTCCAATTGCTCGCCACACTCATGGGCCGCCCGGGTGAAGTGGTGGCTCGTGCCACCCTGCTGGCCGACGTGTGGGGGTATGACTTCGATCCGGGTACCAGTGTGCTCGACGTGGCCCTTTCACGTATCCGGCAAAAGGTGTCGTCGGTATCCGCGCAGTCCACCATCGTGAGCGTGCGCAACGTCGGTGTACAGATCACCTCGCACTGA
- a CDS encoding response regulator has protein sequence MKRLLALMGVEELVELRLRHLHRVALLSLGIVATITIFGGLALERATGWVHHTREVMRLVRSLQAELFAHETIALRGSERIVERTAVERPSAELATAELATAELAATELAAAALPLSTELLTVMDSLLVLTKDNPAQFRRAALLTASVHRWNDGVRTIAREGSAVAALEAKLLLQQALQEFQSEEHRLYEARTTVERRWRLALLATILVSLVVIWYALNRFVRTMVRETRDAREAKALRDRTAERLTVLMDISPNPFAIVGLDDALVLVNTAWHRLESANPASDGLFGRLDPSFITPLRQIVDQARATHQTQRIELTDPAVIEDVSGVRTPRVWTATGYRVDQGADLEGAVCVTLVDVTSIRAIEQQMRQAQRLESIGRLAGGVAHDFNNILTAVIGFTDMAAAEAGESGRLQADLHQVRRAADRASVLTRQLLSFSRQQVLHPRVHSLGDIVRDLELMIRRLIGSHITVAVRIAPDTGHVLVDLGRIEQVILNLTINARDAMGAGGSLTVEVGNATPEDLAAAHERGDIPAEAMNGSYTLLRVRDTGTGMTPEVQRRIFEPFFTTKPVGQGTGLGLATVLNVVRESSGFIGLESAPDWGTTFELFLPRTTEALSVAVPTMAVHQLQRQSGTVLVVEDDRDVRQLTEYVLSEAGYTVHVARNGVDALEVLRRKGPEIDLLVTDLVMPGLGGVDLARHDLVAARKLPVLFLTGYATDATVNMTVLPSEAHVLAKPFTPAQLVEDVLSAL, from the coding sequence ATGAAGCGGTTGCTTGCCCTGATGGGTGTGGAAGAATTGGTGGAGTTGCGATTGCGTCACCTCCACCGGGTTGCATTGCTCTCGCTGGGGATCGTGGCAACGATCACCATCTTTGGCGGTCTGGCACTCGAACGGGCCACTGGCTGGGTGCATCACACCCGCGAAGTGATGCGCCTCGTGCGTTCACTGCAGGCGGAGCTGTTTGCGCACGAGACCATTGCGCTCCGGGGTTCGGAGAGGATCGTGGAGCGTACGGCCGTGGAGCGTCCCTCGGCGGAACTCGCCACTGCGGAACTCGCCACTGCGGAACTCGCGGCTACGGAACTGGCTGCTGCGGCTTTGCCGCTGAGCACCGAGCTCCTGACCGTGATGGATTCCCTGTTGGTGCTGACCAAGGACAATCCTGCGCAATTCCGTCGCGCCGCGTTGCTGACGGCGTCGGTTCATCGGTGGAATGATGGTGTGCGGACTATTGCCCGCGAAGGCAGTGCGGTCGCGGCTTTGGAGGCCAAGCTGCTTCTGCAGCAGGCCCTGCAGGAATTTCAGAGCGAAGAACATCGCCTCTACGAAGCGCGGACGACCGTCGAGCGCCGCTGGCGATTGGCTCTGTTGGCAACGATTCTCGTTTCCCTGGTGGTGATCTGGTATGCACTCAATCGTTTCGTGCGCACCATGGTGCGCGAAACCCGCGATGCACGGGAAGCCAAGGCGTTGCGCGACCGGACGGCAGAGCGGCTCACGGTCTTGATGGACATTTCACCGAATCCCTTCGCCATTGTGGGATTGGACGATGCGTTGGTGCTGGTGAACACGGCGTGGCACCGGCTCGAATCGGCGAACCCTGCGAGTGATGGCCTCTTCGGTCGACTGGATCCGTCGTTCATCACCCCGTTGCGGCAGATCGTCGATCAGGCACGTGCGACTCACCAGACCCAGCGCATCGAGCTGACCGATCCTGCGGTGATCGAGGACGTCTCCGGTGTGCGCACGCCGCGCGTGTGGACGGCCACCGGCTACCGGGTGGACCAGGGGGCCGATCTGGAAGGCGCCGTCTGTGTCACCCTGGTGGATGTCACATCGATTCGAGCCATCGAGCAGCAGATGCGGCAGGCGCAACGCCTCGAATCCATCGGACGCCTGGCGGGTGGTGTGGCGCACGATTTCAACAACATCCTCACGGCCGTCATTGGTTTCACGGATATGGCGGCCGCAGAAGCTGGCGAGAGCGGGCGTCTGCAGGCGGATCTCCACCAAGTGCGAAGAGCTGCGGATCGTGCGTCCGTGCTCACTCGACAACTGCTGTCGTTCAGTCGTCAGCAGGTGTTGCATCCCAGGGTGCATAGCCTGGGTGACATTGTGCGCGACCTCGAGCTGATGATCCGGCGATTGATCGGCTCACACATCACCGTTGCCGTGCGCATTGCACCGGACACCGGTCATGTGTTGGTCGACCTCGGGCGGATTGAGCAGGTGATCCTCAATCTGACCATCAATGCCCGTGATGCGATGGGTGCGGGTGGTTCGCTCACGGTGGAAGTGGGCAACGCGACCCCCGAAGACCTCGCGGCGGCGCATGAACGCGGAGATATCCCCGCCGAGGCGATGAATGGTTCTTACACGCTCTTGCGGGTGCGCGACACCGGGACGGGCATGACGCCGGAGGTGCAGCGGCGCATCTTCGAGCCGTTCTTCACGACCAAACCGGTTGGGCAAGGTACCGGCCTTGGATTGGCTACCGTGCTCAATGTGGTGCGTGAATCGAGTGGATTCATCGGCCTGGAGAGCGCTCCCGACTGGGGTACGACGTTCGAGCTCTTCTTGCCACGAACGACGGAGGCGCTGTCCGTCGCCGTCCCCACGATGGCGGTGCATCAACTGCAGCGGCAGAGTGGTACGGTGTTGGTGGTCGAAGATGATCGCGACGTGCGTCAGCTAACGGAGTACGTGCTGAGCGAAGCTGGCTACACGGTGCATGTCGCCAGAAATGGCGTTGATGCACTGGAGGTGTTGCGGCGGAAGGGTCCGGAGATCGACCTGCTTGTCACCGATCTCGTCATGCCCGGACTCGGCGGGGTGGATCTCGCCCGGCATGATCTGGTGGCGGCACGGAAGCTGCCCGTTCTGTTTCTCACCGGGTACGCCACGGACGCCACGGTGAACATGACGGTGCTGCCATCCGAGGCCCATGTCCTCGCCAAGCCATTTACTCCCGCCCAATTGGTGGAAGACGTCCTGTCCGCGTTGTAG
- a CDS encoding AAA family ATPase, protein MIETIAISGYRSLRDVRLALSPLTVVTGANGTGKSSVYRALRLMTQIAHGRLISSLAAEGGLTSTLWAGPESIGAAVKRGDFPVQGTRRTHPVSLKLGFAGEDYGYAIDIGLPKPSLSLFARDPEIKAEAMWFGLRPGRHNVIAERTGPSVRVRNRENEWGQALTSLASWDSMMTHAGDPRESSELIVLRDAMRDWRFYDHFDCGAEAPARRAQIGTRTPVLASDGRDLAAAIETIRELGDQEALNAAVDDAFPGASLEVSTRSGYFELTMHQHGLLRPLGMAELSDGTLRFLLLAAALLSPRPPALMVLNEPETSLHGDLLPALARLIARAATRSQLIVVSHAPSLIQALEEQGDCRRITLAKSFGETGVEGDDEGEPAWSWPSR, encoded by the coding sequence ATGATCGAGACGATCGCCATCAGCGGGTACCGCTCTCTGCGCGATGTGCGCCTCGCGCTGAGTCCACTCACCGTGGTGACCGGCGCCAACGGCACCGGCAAGTCGAGTGTCTATCGCGCGCTGCGATTGATGACACAGATCGCGCACGGACGCCTGATCAGTTCCCTCGCTGCCGAAGGCGGTCTGACGTCCACGCTCTGGGCAGGCCCCGAATCGATCGGGGCGGCCGTGAAGCGTGGAGACTTTCCGGTCCAAGGCACGCGGCGAACGCACCCCGTGTCGCTCAAGCTGGGGTTCGCTGGGGAGGACTATGGGTACGCCATCGATATTGGCCTGCCAAAGCCGAGCTTGTCATTGTTCGCTCGGGATCCGGAGATCAAGGCCGAGGCGATGTGGTTCGGTCTCCGGCCCGGTCGGCACAATGTGATTGCCGAACGGACGGGCCCCAGCGTGCGGGTGCGGAATCGCGAAAATGAGTGGGGGCAGGCGCTCACCTCGCTGGCGTCGTGGGACAGCATGATGACACATGCCGGCGACCCGCGCGAAAGCTCGGAACTCATCGTGTTGCGCGATGCCATGCGCGACTGGCGTTTCTACGATCATTTCGATTGTGGCGCGGAGGCGCCGGCGCGGCGGGCGCAGATCGGTACCCGCACACCGGTACTCGCGTCGGATGGCCGTGACCTCGCCGCCGCCATCGAAACGATCCGGGAGCTCGGAGATCAGGAGGCGCTCAACGCGGCCGTCGATGATGCGTTCCCAGGGGCTTCTCTCGAAGTATCCACACGGTCCGGCTATTTCGAGTTGACCATGCATCAGCATGGGTTGCTTCGCCCACTGGGCATGGCCGAGCTCTCCGATGGCACGTTGCGCTTTCTGCTGTTGGCGGCGGCGCTGTTGTCACCGCGTCCTCCTGCGCTGATGGTGCTGAACGAACCGGAGACCAGCCTGCACGGGGACCTCCTGCCTGCCCTCGCCCGATTGATCGCCCGGGCGGCCACGCGCAGCCAGTTGATCGTCGTCTCGCATGCCCCCTCGCTGATTCAGGCGCTCGAGGAGCAGGGTGATTGCCGGCGGATCACCCTGGCCAAGTCTTTTGGTGAGACCGGGGTTGAGGGCGATGACGAGGGGGAGCCGGCCTGGAGTTGGCCCAGTCGCTGA
- a CDS encoding DUF4402 domain-containing protein, which yields MSLYPSYPQSGLRVFRLSAELIIAVALLLLMFDAPRLEAQTAASANVTASVSQPLSVSATNGLGFGALFPGNAKTVAVTDAAAAAFAISGAASGNVSMTFSIPNTITSGGNSLSVDTWTARRNTSNSASAGTDFTPSASATQAVLSGSGNLYVFVGATAHPGASQAAGAYTGTLTLTVVYF from the coding sequence ATGTCGCTGTACCCTTCGTACCCGCAGTCGGGGCTTCGTGTGTTCCGGCTGTCTGCAGAATTGATCATTGCGGTGGCCTTGTTGCTGTTGATGTTCGATGCGCCCCGTCTGGAGGCGCAGACGGCGGCCAGTGCCAATGTCACGGCGTCGGTGTCGCAGCCGTTGTCGGTCAGTGCCACCAATGGCCTGGGGTTTGGCGCGCTCTTTCCGGGCAACGCCAAGACGGTGGCGGTGACGGATGCCGCTGCGGCGGCGTTTGCCATCTCGGGTGCCGCCAGTGGCAACGTCAGCATGACGTTCAGCATTCCGAACACCATTACGAGCGGTGGCAATTCGCTCAGTGTCGACACGTGGACGGCACGTCGCAACACGTCGAACAGCGCGAGTGCGGGCACGGATTTCACGCCCAGCGCGTCGGCGACCCAGGCTGTGCTCAGTGGCTCGGGTAACCTGTATGTGTTTGTCGGTGCCACCGCACATCCCGGTGCCTCGCAGGCCGCCGGTGCCTACACCGGTACACTGACACTCACCGTTGTGTACTTCTGA
- a CDS encoding DUF4402 domain-containing protein, producing MLGLRRWRCGVPRGLTLITSVLLLLGATRVASAQTTVTALTGLSFGTIISGTTTTIASSSPSAMSFRIRANVGLSLGMSFTLPTTLTRVGGGGTMPVSFCSTCALYRVNSANPAGALPFNPNVGLLGLLLLVSSDVYVWVGASTSPPLNQPAGNYTGTVVLTIAAIL from the coding sequence ATGCTCGGGTTGCGGCGCTGGCGCTGTGGAGTTCCTCGCGGGCTGACCCTGATCACCAGCGTGCTGCTGCTGCTCGGGGCCACGCGCGTTGCGTCTGCGCAGACGACCGTGACTGCCCTGACGGGGCTGAGTTTCGGCACGATCATCAGTGGCACCACCACGACCATCGCCTCGAGCTCTCCTTCGGCGATGTCGTTCCGCATTCGTGCGAACGTGGGGCTCAGCCTGGGCATGTCGTTCACATTGCCCACGACACTCACCCGCGTCGGCGGGGGTGGCACGATGCCGGTGTCGTTTTGCAGCACCTGCGCGTTGTATCGGGTCAACAGTGCCAATCCTGCCGGAGCTCTGCCGTTCAATCCGAATGTGGGGCTATTGGGTTTGCTGCTCTTGGTGTCGTCCGATGTGTATGTCTGGGTAGGCGCATCGACGTCGCCGCCACTCAATCAGCCCGCGGGCAACTATACGGGGACGGTGGTGCTCACCATCGCCGCGATCCTCTGA
- a CDS encoding carbonic anhydrase yields the protein MPSIPYEQLFENSARWAASLTAKDPTYFERLASEQRPDYLYIGCSDSRVPANEIMGVEPGDVFVHRNIANVVVHTDLNVGSVIEYAVSHLNVKHIIVCGHYNCGGVKAAMQPRDLGLLNPWLRNIRDVYRMHETELEAITDENQRYERLIEFNVIEQCMNVIKTAAVQRAYLHHGGPIVHGWVFDLHKGKLIDLNIDFEASLKSVQRLYNLEGEVGSR from the coding sequence ATGCCTTCCATTCCGTACGAGCAGCTCTTCGAGAACAGCGCCCGTTGGGCCGCGTCGCTCACCGCGAAAGATCCCACGTATTTCGAACGGCTCGCCTCAGAACAACGCCCGGACTACCTGTACATCGGGTGTTCCGACAGCCGTGTGCCGGCCAATGAGATCATGGGGGTGGAGCCCGGTGACGTCTTCGTGCACCGCAACATTGCCAACGTGGTGGTGCACACCGATCTGAACGTCGGATCGGTGATCGAGTACGCGGTGTCGCACCTCAACGTGAAACACATCATCGTCTGCGGTCACTACAACTGCGGCGGCGTGAAAGCCGCCATGCAGCCACGCGATCTGGGTCTGCTCAATCCCTGGTTGCGCAACATCCGCGACGTGTATCGCATGCACGAGACGGAACTCGAGGCGATCACCGACGAGAACCAGCGCTACGAGCGGTTGATCGAATTCAACGTGATCGAGCAGTGTATGAACGTCATCAAGACTGCCGCCGTGCAGCGGGCCTATCTGCACCATGGCGGTCCCATTGTGCACGGTTGGGTGTTCGACCTGCACAAGGGCAAGTTGATCGACCTCAATATCGATTTCGAGGCCAGCCTCAAGAGCGTACAGCGTCTCTACAATCTCGAAGGCGAAGTTGGTTCCCGTTGA
- a CDS encoding DNA alkylation repair protein yields MAEPFKNFINAELVRSAANQLQRVDARFKAKPFVARVVPQLDALELKARALCVADALADALPADFDDATNLLERALAPVGVRDDAPAMHLSGDGLSGWFLWSVGEYASRRGIDHPERALTFLHALTQRFTAEFAIRALIVAHPELVYRSLAQWVHDDSEHVRRLVSEGTRPRLPWGLQLRTLIADPSPSLPLLEVLLDDPSEYVRRSVANHLNDIAKDHPALVATWVEKHLPGASPERRALLKHACRTLIKKGDPRILEAWGLGAKFRGTATLSIAPRRITLGGAVELTLDLTSTSKQPQSLVIDYLVHHVKADGRTSPKVFKGWTVTLPARAARTLTRKHAVKPITTRTYYAGVHRVEVQINGTVVAEAEFRLAL; encoded by the coding sequence ATGGCGGAACCCTTCAAGAATTTCATCAATGCGGAGCTCGTGCGGAGCGCCGCGAATCAGTTGCAGCGGGTCGACGCCCGCTTCAAGGCAAAGCCGTTCGTCGCCCGTGTGGTGCCCCAACTCGATGCGCTCGAGCTCAAGGCCCGCGCGTTGTGTGTGGCTGATGCACTGGCCGACGCCCTGCCGGCTGATTTTGACGATGCCACCAACTTGCTCGAGCGCGCCCTTGCTCCCGTCGGAGTGCGCGATGATGCGCCGGCCATGCACCTGTCGGGCGATGGTCTGAGCGGATGGTTTCTCTGGTCGGTGGGGGAGTATGCCTCGCGCCGTGGCATCGACCATCCCGAGCGCGCCCTGACCTTTCTGCATGCGCTCACACAGCGCTTCACGGCGGAATTTGCCATTCGGGCACTGATCGTGGCGCATCCCGAACTGGTGTACCGCAGTCTGGCGCAGTGGGTGCATGACGACAGTGAACACGTGCGGCGTCTGGTGAGTGAGGGAACGCGTCCGCGGTTGCCCTGGGGGCTACAATTGCGGACCCTCATTGCCGACCCGTCGCCATCACTGCCGCTGCTCGAGGTCCTGCTGGATGATCCCAGCGAATACGTGCGACGCAGTGTGGCCAATCACCTGAACGACATTGCCAAAGATCATCCGGCCCTGGTGGCCACCTGGGTGGAGAAACACCTGCCGGGTGCATCGCCCGAACGACGCGCGTTGCTCAAGCATGCCTGTCGCACGCTGATCAAGAAGGGCGATCCGCGCATTCTCGAGGCGTGGGGACTGGGCGCGAAATTCCGCGGCACCGCCACGCTGTCCATCGCCCCGCGTCGCATCACGCTGGGCGGTGCGGTGGAACTCACGCTGGACCTCACGTCCACGTCGAAGCAGCCCCAGTCACTGGTGATCGACTATCTGGTGCACCATGTGAAAGCCGACGGTCGCACATCGCCCAAGGTGTTCAAGGGGTGGACCGTGACGTTACCGGCGCGCGCGGCTCGTACGCTCACCCGCAAGCACGCCGTCAAGCCGATCACCACACGCACCTACTACGCGGGGGTGCATCGTGTGGAAGTCCAGATCAACGGCACGGTGGTGGCTGAGGCGGAATTCCGACTGGCGCTCTAG
- a CDS encoding fimbrial biogenesis chaperone → MIRALNDRGHTNVWHAQEWIHETMRWVRIAAGVVALAATPLSAQSVLIAPTAIIIDANRPSTAITLVNTGTAPAEVSLTFTFGLPATDSAGNMHIKLDDAPADSLPSAVDFVHAYPARLVLPAGGRQVVRLVAAPQRKLEAREYWARLIVTSRQGRPLSLAAADAPSEAQVALDLEVRSVLAVFYRPAGVSTALDMAKPEARLANGQIETRVRLSRGGNAAFVGSVSAVLRDSVGRVYGKKDMPLGVYYDLEPLISLGLALVPKGTYELELSARAERPDVPDNMLLPAKVVKQRTIVVVP, encoded by the coding sequence ATGATCAGGGCATTGAATGATCGCGGTCACACCAATGTGTGGCACGCACAGGAGTGGATCCATGAAACAATGCGATGGGTGCGGATTGCAGCGGGTGTGGTCGCCTTGGCGGCCACACCGCTGTCCGCGCAGTCAGTACTGATCGCTCCCACGGCGATCATCATCGATGCCAATCGGCCGTCCACCGCGATCACGCTGGTGAATACCGGGACGGCGCCGGCGGAAGTCTCACTGACGTTCACGTTCGGACTGCCGGCGACAGACAGCGCCGGCAATATGCATATCAAGCTGGATGACGCACCTGCCGACAGTTTGCCGTCGGCGGTGGATTTTGTGCATGCGTACCCGGCGCGTCTGGTGCTGCCGGCTGGTGGACGCCAGGTCGTGCGTCTGGTGGCCGCTCCACAGCGCAAACTCGAAGCCCGTGAATACTGGGCACGCCTGATCGTCACGAGTCGTCAGGGGCGTCCCTTGTCGTTGGCGGCCGCGGATGCACCGTCCGAGGCGCAGGTGGCGCTCGACCTCGAAGTGCGCTCGGTCCTGGCGGTCTTCTATCGCCCTGCAGGCGTATCCACGGCGCTCGATATGGCGAAGCCGGAAGCGCGCCTGGCCAACGGCCAGATCGAGACCCGCGTGCGTCTGTCACGTGGCGGCAATGCCGCGTTTGTCGGATCGGTGTCCGCCGTGCTGCGCGACAGTGTGGGACGCGTGTATGGCAAGAAGGACATGCCGCTTGGGGTGTACTACGATCTCGAGCCACTCATCTCGTTGGGGCTCGCGTTGGTACCCAAGGGCACGTATGAGCTGGAGCTTTCCGCACGCGCGGAACGCCCGGATGTGCCAGACAACATGTTGCTGCCGGCGAAAGTGGTGAAGCAACGCACCATCGTTGTGGTGCCCTGA
- a CDS encoding LysR family transcriptional regulator yields MLTTADLDFFSTVARSPSLAAAARELDVTPSAVTQRLQELERRLGVRLVDRSGRHIALTDEGELLASRGRILADEIAELTETLSARGGAVAGHLRVVAPFGFGRAYIAPVVATFQRAHPAVTIDLMLSDRRGKATDHSWDVAVHIGEMPESSFVTRPLAANDRVLCAAPDYLQRHGIPEVPRDLLVHRCIALRENDEDVTLWRFARRGTPATQVRIEPVLASNDGDVVRAWALSGEGIIVRSEWSVADDLHTGRLVRLLDGYALPDAPVVALIGPRKGRSARTTAFVRALQQALTPIPWRL; encoded by the coding sequence ATGCTCACCACGGCGGACCTCGACTTCTTCAGCACGGTGGCCCGATCGCCGTCCCTGGCGGCCGCAGCGCGTGAGCTCGACGTCACGCCATCGGCGGTCACGCAACGCCTGCAGGAACTCGAGCGACGACTGGGCGTTCGGCTGGTCGATCGCAGCGGACGACATATCGCACTCACCGATGAAGGGGAGCTGCTGGCCTCGCGCGGTCGCATCCTGGCCGACGAGATCGCTGAGCTGACGGAAACGCTGTCGGCGCGCGGAGGCGCCGTGGCGGGCCACTTGCGGGTGGTGGCGCCGTTCGGATTCGGGCGGGCCTACATCGCGCCGGTGGTGGCGACGTTTCAGCGTGCGCATCCGGCGGTCACGATTGATCTCATGCTGTCGGATCGACGCGGCAAAGCGACCGATCATTCATGGGATGTCGCGGTGCACATCGGGGAAATGCCCGAGTCGTCGTTTGTCACGCGTCCTCTCGCGGCCAATGACCGCGTGTTGTGCGCCGCGCCCGACTATCTGCAGCGTCACGGGATACCGGAGGTGCCTCGTGATCTGCTCGTCCATCGCTGCATCGCACTGCGCGAGAATGACGAGGATGTCACGCTCTGGCGATTTGCTCGACGGGGCACACCGGCCACGCAGGTTCGCATCGAACCCGTACTGGCGAGCAATGATGGCGACGTCGTCCGGGCCTGGGCGCTGAGCGGTGAAGGCATCATCGTGCGGTCGGAGTGGAGCGTCGCCGACGACCTGCACACCGGTCGTCTGGTGCGACTGCTCGACGGCTATGCCCTGCCCGATGCGCCGGTCGTGGCACTCATTGGCCCACGCAAAGGACGCAGCGCGCGCACGACGGCCTTTGTGCGTGCGCTGCAACAAGCCCTCACGCCCATCCCGTGGCGTCTCTAG